Proteins encoded within one genomic window of Psilocybe cubensis strain MGC-MH-2018 chromosome 2, whole genome shotgun sequence:
- a CDS encoding mRNA export factor elf1 codes for MSPVSMPDTSVSSFTPLFDALRTAPTAPDAKAAGDRLAREVAKQGPQSLDDFHVIKTLHDFATNKKSGFERESAAIAFQSLATILGAPIAPLLLPSLPVIFDLYMDKGEVVRAAAAAATKAILKLFPPEATRTVFRQLESILENGKWRTKVGVLESFKTFVTSARDAVAAELGVTLPKVESAMHDTKAEVSSAAIKCATSLCATLANPDLIPHIPVLVKCMANPDSVPACIKALSNTTFVAEVTSPALAVLVPLLLRALNDRSMEVQRRTVVVVDNLVKLVRDPNVAATYLSPLVDGVQKIATGAAFPEVRAFGDTALKTLLKSGASSSGPPPVHRDIPAEAAVILATLKTVLPQELAEGNPSLPNAPKRPKYAGLEVSLAFQAELVTDVVFKRNFSDKKVWRRSIAVYMSIWIDEARSNDFSDAVLAHFLAIDQSKYAVAQEHDSSEGELLCDTLFSLAYGALLLLSHTTLRLIRGRRYGILGTNGSGKSTLMRQLRDGKVENFPPQDQLRCVMVEHSLQGEDGSLSVLDFIAADKALAHVSREKIRDQLTEVGFDDARQADIVGGLSGGWKMKLELARAMLYNADLLLLDEPTNHLDRNSVNWLEAYLKSKTNVTCLIVSHDSGFLDNVTTDIIHYESKKLVYYPGNLSSFVERHPEAKSYYTLAATSVKFSFPPPGSLMGVRSNTRAILKLSNCTFTYPGRSKPSLYNVSCALTLSSRVGVVGPNGAGKSTMIKLLTGETIPQEGTVYKHPALRVGYVSQHATHHIERHLEKTPIGYIQWRFQDGHDRELLEKATRVLTPEEQAIMEQEWVGKDGSKRKLELIMGRQKLKKSFQYEVKWRGLDHKYNTWVGREDLIKKGFFKIVQQFDDLESSREGAGSRDTSAHLVRKHLEDIGLDGDIAQYNEISGLSGGQKIKLVIAACLWNNPQICILDEPSNFLDREALGGLAVAIKEWAGAVVIISHNHEFITSLCPEIWNVDNGHVTHQGKAAVVDDSFLDKTPKGSGANTPARSRLQTPVASAAGTPVASGDEEGGPKPVVKKKKKMTRNQQKAQEERRRLRKLRWLSEGGPKPEDTDSD; via the exons ATGTCGCCTGTTTCCATGCCTGATACCTCAGTTTCGTCCTTTACGCCTCTTTTTGATGCCCTTCGCACAGCACCCACTGCGCCAG ATGCCAAAGCTGCGGGCGATAGGCTCGCTCGTGAAGTAGCAAAACAAGGACCCCAGTCCTTAGA TGATTTCCATGTCATCAAAACCCTCCATGATTTCGCCACCAATAAGAAATCGGGATTCGAACGCGAATCCGCTGCTATCGCCTTCCAATCTCTTGCAACAATCTTGGGTGCCCCCATCGCTCCTCTTTTACTTCCGTCTCTTCCTGTTATCTTTGATCTTTACATGGACAAGGGGGAAGTAGTCCGCGccgctgcagctgcagcaaCCAAAGCAATCCTAAAACTATTCCCCCCCGAAGCCACTCGTACTGTTTTTCGACAACTGGAGTCGATTTTAGAGAACGGAAAATGGCGTACCAAAGTAGGCGTTTTGGAATCTTTCAAGACGTTTGTCACCTCGGCTAGAGATGCCGTAGCAGCGGAGCTGGGAGTTACTCTGCCCAAGGTCGAATCTGCTATGCACGATACTAAAGCAGAG GTCTCATCCGCTGCTATCAAATGTGCCACATCTCTCTGTGCTACTCTTGCCAACCCAGATCTTATACCACATATCCCCGTTCTAGTGAAGTGTATGGCAAATCCAGACTCTGTACCTGCTTGTATCAAAGCCTTGTCGAACACCACTTTCGTTGCCGAAGTTACATCCCCCGCATTGGCCGTCCTTGTGCCATTATTGCTTCGTGCATTGAACGACAGGAGCATGGAAGTTCAACGTCGTACAGTCGTGGTGGTGGACAATCTCGTTAAACTTGTACGAGATCCGAATGTCGCTGCTACTTACCTTAGTCCCTTGGTCGACGGCGTTCAAAAGATTGCTACCGGAGCCGCATTCCCCGAG GTTCGTGCATTCGGTGACACAGCTCTCAAGACATTGTTAAAATCTGGAGCATCTTCATCTGGACCCCCGCCAGTCCACCGGGACATCCCAGCTGAGGCGGCCGTGATTTTAGCCACTTTGAAAACAGTATTACCTCAAGAATTGGCTGAGGGCAACCCCTCTTTACCGAATGCTCCCAAGCGCCCAAAATACGCCGGCCTCGAAGTCTCCTTGGCTTTCCAGGCCGAGCTTGTCACTGATGTTGTGTTCAAGCGCAACTTTAGCGACAAAAAGGTCTGGAGACGCTCCATCGCTGTGTATATGTCAATCTGGATCGATGAAGCCAGAAGCAATGACTTTTCCGACGCGGTCCTCGCTCACTTCTTGGCTATCGACCAG TCAAAGTATGCCGTTGCTCAAGAACATGACTCCTCCGAAGGCGAGCTACTATGCGACACTCTATTTTCTTTGGCCTATGGGGcattgcttcttttatcccaTACAACTCTTCGCCTTATCCGTGGACGACGGTACGGTATTTTGGGTACCAATGGTTCAGGAAAGTCGACCTTGATGCGTCAACTCCGTGACGGAAAAGTCGAAAACTTCCCACCCCAAGACCAACTTCGCTGCGTTATGGTTGAACATTCTTTACAGGGAGAAGATGGTTCACTGTCTGTTTTAGACTTCATCGCCGCCG ATAAAGCTTTAGCCCATGTTTCCAGAGAAAAGATCAGGGACCAACTGACTGAAGTCGGGTTCGACGACGCTCGCCAAGCTGATATTGTTGGCGGTCTTTCGGGAGGATGGAAAATGAAGTTAGAGCTCGCTCGAGCTATGCTTTACAACGCTGATCTTCTCTTGCTGGACGAACCTACTAATCAT TTGGATCGTAATTCTGTAAACTGGCTCGAAGCATACCTCAAAAGCAAGACAAATGTTACCTGCTTGATCGTCAGTCACGACTCTGG TTTCTTGGATAATGTCACGACAGATATCATACATTACGAATCTAAAAAG CTTGTATATTATCCTGGAAACCTTTCATCCTTCGTAGAAAGACATCCTGAGGCAAAATCCTACTATACCCTTGCTGCTACTTCTGTCAAATTTTCATTCCCTCCTCCGGGTTCCCTGATGGGCGTCCGAAGCAATACGCGCGCTATTTTAAAATTATCGAATTGCACATTCACGTATCCCGGAAGGTCAAAACCCAGTTTATATAACGTCAGTTGTGCGTTGACTTTGTCAAG TCGAGTTGGAGTGGTTGGGCCAAACGGCGCTGGAAAATCCACAATGATCAAGCTCCTCACT GGTGAGACCATCCCCCAAGAGGGAACAGTTTATAAGCATCCCGCTCTTCGAGTTGGATATGTTTCCCAGCATGCGACCCATCACATTGAACGTCACTTAGAGAAGACCCCAATTGGATATATTCAATGGCGATTCCAAGATGGTCATGATC GTGAACTTTTGGAGAAAGCGACTCGAGTTTTGACTCCTGAAGAACAAGCAATCATGGAACAAGAGTGGGTTGGAAAGGATGGCAGCAAGCGCAAACTCGAG TTGATTATGGGTCGTCAAAAACTAAAAAAATCCTTCCAATATGAGGTCAAGTGGCGGGGATTGGACCACAAATACAATACTTGGGTCGGCCGTGAAGATCTCATCAAAAAGGGATTCTTCAAGATTGTACAACAATTCGATGACCTCGAGTCGTCCCGTGAAGGTGCCGGTTCCCGTGATACTTCAGCTCACCTTGTGCGCAAGCATCTGGAGGATATCGGCCTTGATGGAGACATTGCCCAGTACAATGAAATTTCGGGCTTGTCTGGAGGACAAAAAATCAAGTTGGTGATCGCTGCTTGCCTTTGGAATAACCCTCAG ATATGTATCCTTGACGAACCCAGTAATTTCTTGGACAGGGAGGCTCTGGGTGGTTTAGCTGTGGCAATCAAGGAATGGGCCGGTGCAGTT GTTATCATCTCGCATAATCACGAATTCATCACTTCTTTGT GCCCTGAAATTTGGAATGTGGACAACGGGCACGTTACCCACCAAGGAAAGGCCGCGGTTGTCGATGACAGCTTCTTGGATAAAACGCCTAAAGGAAGTGGCGCCAACACTCCTGCCAGATCACGCCTCCAGACTCCCGTCGCATCTGCTGCTGGTACCCCAGTGGCCAGCGGAGATGAAGAGGGAGGTCCTAAACCCGTggtcaagaagaaaaagaagatgaCGCGTAACCAGCAGAAGGCCCAGGAAGAGAGAAGACGGCTTAGGAAGTTGCGTTGGCTCAGTGAGGGAGGTCCTAAACCTGAGGATACTGACAGCGACTGA